DNA sequence from the Octopus sinensis unplaced genomic scaffold, ASM634580v1 Contig06913, whole genome shotgun sequence genome:
ACTCCCTAcgaactacattaggggtacatGTGCCCGTGGAGTGCCCACCCCTTgcacattaataaatatttataataaatgtataggtgcaggagtggctgtgtggtaagtagcttgcataccaaccacatggttccagtttcagtcccactgcgtggcaccttgggcaaatgtcttctactatagccgcgggccgaccaaagccttgtgagtggatttgacagacggaaactgaaagaagccgggtcgtatatatgtatgtatatatatatatatatatatatatatatatatatatatatataatatatatatatatatatgtatgatgtatgtatgtatgtattgtgttatgtttgtgtgtctgtgtttgtcctccccaacatcgcttgacaaccgatgctggtgtgtttacgtccctgaaacttagcggttcggcaaaagagtccgatagaataagtaccaggcttgcaaagaataaatcctgagatcgatttgctcgacgaaaggcggtgctccagcatggcagcagtgaaatgactgaaacaagtagaagagtaaaagagtatgtatatatataatcgtggcactccgtcggttgcgacgacgagggttccagttggtccgaccaacggaacagcgtgctcgtgaaattaacgtgcaagtggctgagcactccacagacaagtgtacccttaacgaagttctcgggaagattcagcatgacacagagtgtgacaaggctggccctttgaaatacagttacaacagaaacaggaagaaagaatgagagaaagttggggcggaagagtacagcagggttcaccaccaccccctgccggaggatcgtgtagctttaggtgttttcgctcaataaacattcacaacgcccggtctgggaatcgaaaccacgatcctccgaccgcgagtccactgccctaaccactgggccattacgcctccacgtatatatataataaataatatataataaatataatatataatgaatatataatgtatatacacactggtAGCGTAGAGAGGtgggctggtatgtatgggcgactgctggtcttccataaacaatcttgcccggacttgtgcctgggaggggaactttctaggtgcaaccccactGTCAGTCAGAAGGGGGTCTCAACagcaatacacactcacacatacatacatacattcatacatacatacatacatactttactatatatacatatatatatatatatatatatatatatatatatatatatatatatatatatatatttataataggattagctcgtatacgagtaggtatatatttgtaaaaaacttcattttttacaaatatatatattatattatatatatatatatatatatgtatatatatatatgtgtatgtatgtatatgcatacgtatgtatatatagatgtatatgtatatatatatatatagtgtatatatattacatatatacacacacacacaaatacacacacaaatacacacatatatatatacatacagacatatgtatatgtatgtgttagatgtgtaatgtgtgcgtatatatatatacatatatatatatatatatatatatatatatatattatatacatatataatatacatacgtatacatatacatacatacacatatatatatacatatatatatatacatacatacatatatacatatatatatatatatatacatatatatatatatatatataatatatcataccacacacacacacacgcacacacacacacatatatatatatatatatatatatatattatatatatatatatatatacatacatacacacaacacacacatatatatatagtgagagagagagaggaagagagagaggagagcgagagagatgtactcgcatagcaagtgattgatctgagatcgtgtgctgaaacgaaaacaattgcagcgtggaaggtgtttataagccatttaagaaaaacacacaaaagccgttcgattcacttcaacatttaagtttaatttgtcaaaatatttcgtcgcataaaatccgcgacctgttcactgacaaaaatcctgcgcattatatatactatatatattatatatctatatatatatatatatatatatagatatatatatatatatatatatatattatatatatatatatatatatatatatgtggtgtgtgtgtatattatatatatgtgggtatatataaaacaacgtGCGCTGTGACGTAACACCGTTCCCAATTTTCTGTACAGCCTACCGTTAATTCCCCGTTAATTCAACCGTTTGTGGATTATACAAATGATTCCTCTTCAAAAGCTGCTTGGAAAGGCATAAACAACGCTAAACAACCTTCTTCGTATCCATACGATATCGTgtcctataaatatatttacaaatggctgtgataatatatgtgtagctgaatgtgtgtatgtatgtgcgtgtgtgtgtgtgtgtgtgcatgtgtgtgtgtttaaatgcaaGTATGCGTTCGTGTGAGTAAATATACAGGTAACGACATCGATTTTCCGGAACGGTTAGCTCTGAAGTTTTTCCTGTTTGGTggtgtttccgaaagagcgattGGTAACCTCCAAATTAAACTATGAATAAATTTACTTTGATTAATTAAGTGCAAATTAATACTTTAATAATTAATGCGAATTGGTGCAGTTTGTAACAGTTTTTAGACTGTGAGTAACCGGACAGAATGTTGGCGTTGTAATTATGACGTTAAAaaggatatatacgtatatatatatatataatatatatatatatatatatagatagatagatagatagatagatagatagatagatagatagatagagagatagatagatagatagatagacagatagatagatagacagataggtatagatagatagatagacagatagatagatagatagatagatagatagatagatagatagatagatagatagatagatcgatcgatacataagtaggtaggtatgtaggtagatagatagatagatagatagatagatagatagtagatagatagatagatagatagatagatagatagatagatagatagatagagaaatacaacatatgaatatatatattttttatccatatgagaatgtttgtatatatattgtgtgactgtacatacatacctacatatatatatcatatacatatatatctataatatagtatatatatatatatatataatatattatatatatatatatatatatatatatatatatatatatagataatatatatacacactcaccacacgtacgcacacatacacacatacacacatatatatacagaggcatTGCATGTACACTTCAATATGTCGTCTATTAGTGTTGAATCTTCTGAAAGGTCAACCAATTGACTCTCCTTATCTTTTCGTGTGtcagataaatacatactacACCTATTGATttgaatttacatacatacatgtatataatatatatatatatatatatatatatatatatatatatatacgtgtgcgtgtgtgttggcgtagatatatatatatatatatacatgtaggtgtgtatatatatatatatatataatatagaagcagagtggctgtgtggtaaatagcttcctaaccaaccacagggttccgggatcagtcccactgcgtggcaccttgggcaagtgtcttctgctttaaccccgggccaaccaaagccttgtgagtggatttggtagacggaaactgaaagaagcccgccgtatatatgtatatatatatatatatatgtatgtatgtgtgtgtgtttgcgtgtctgtgtttgccccctagcattgcttaacaaccgatgctggtgtgtttatgtccccgtcacttagcggttcggcaaaaagagaccgatagaataagtattaggcttacaaagaataagtcccggggtcgagttgctcgactaaaggcgctgctccagcattgccgctgtacttattctatcggtctcttttgccgaaccgctaagtgatggggacgtaaacacaccagcatcggttgtcattcttcttatccttttacttgtttcaatcatctgactgcggccatgctagaacagCGCTTTTTAGTCGGACAattcgaccccatgacttatttctggtttttttttaagcttagtacttatgctatcggaaTCTTTTGACGTACCGCTAGGTTATGGAcgcgtagacacaccaacaccggttgtcaatcaaACTGTAGTGGTGgggaacagacacaaagatacacacaagcaaatatatacatatatatacatacatacatacatacatacatacatacatacatacatacatacatacatacatacatacatacatatgcatacataattacacacatggGTACATGTGTGTACGGACATTTACTTTTACGCATGCTAACGGTGTTATATACACGCGAGAgagcgcctgtgtgtgtgttgtgtgtgtgtgtgtgtgtgtgtgtgtgtgtgtgtgcgcgcgtgtgtgtgtatacatatatttaacaattcGCCGTGTACATAATGTCATATGTTTGCAGGGAATCCTACTTGAGCCTTTGCGTCTGCATAAAGtttgtgcctatgtgtatatgtctgtatgtaagtattcttgtgtgtgtgtgtgtgtttaaatgcagAAGATATTTTCGTATCTACGAGCGTTGTCTGCACACTGTAATGGGACAGAATTAAATATCTCTGCAACGTCtgtggtgaaggtgcatggctaagTGGCAAGAGGGCCGGGCTTACAATCGtgcggtagtgagttcgatttccggaccggactgtctgttgtgttcttgagcaagacactttatttcacgtggctcctcttcactcatctgtagaaatgagttgcaacatcactggtgccaagctgtatcggcccctttgcctttttccctggataacatcggtgacgtgtttcgctcataaacacacacatcgcccggtctgagattcgaacccgcggtccctcgaccgcgagtccgctgctctaaccactaagccatgtacctccaccggtgcgttgtgttcttcagcaggacgctttatttcacgttgctccagtccactcagctggcaaaaataagttgtagcTGATATTTGAAGGGCCAGCCTTGACATAGTGTTTGTCAGCTGAATctgcctgagaactacgttaagggtacgtgtgtctgtggagtgctcagccacttccacgttaatttcatgagcaggttattccgttgatcggatcaaatgtAACCTTCGatggtcctgttgctggatgcctgtgtccctggagattacatcagggtaggagggttgcgccctctggtatcgcgagcagatggcttccagaggagaagagtagaaattacctcgttttcagttcTACAACCATATAAATGTAATTCAACGTAGAAACaataattaacattaaaataatttttttatttttcaaaacagaaagatacaaaataattcttatttttgaatacttccactttatcatatttcaaaagttttctgCTACTTTCAGTTGCAAAGTTTTCTGATTATGTATTGTGTAATGTGTTGTTACATTTAAGTGAAGTATTGCACTGTGTTGTGGTGCCCGGATGTATAAGATATGTAGGGTGTTTTCCTCTGGTGGCAACACCACAACATCAAAAGTTGCACCGCTAATATAGAATCGAAGTAATAAAAATACAACATTGACATCACAACTGCACGACCCCTGCATAGAGATTACAAAAACATCACGTAACATCAGCTTCACAAAAGCAGCATCCTATTAACATCTCAAGAGAAGTACCCCGATATCAAACATCACGATAAAAGGACTTGCGCATCAATATCAAAACATCGACATCAGAACAACAGTAGACCAATACAAAGAATGCAACAGCAGCACTTCGAAATCACAACACAGGAATCCTAACATTAACATcaagacagaaacacacatctGTATCATAAAAACAGTATCCCACTTACAATATCACAACAGCAGAATCCCAACATCACACCGGCACCCCCAACATCACACTAGCACCCCCAAAGTCATACCGGAACGACCAAAATCACATCAACACCCCAAATATCGACCAGCACACCAAATACCGACCAGCACCCCAACATCACATAAGCACACTAAACATCACACGagcaccaccaacatcacacTAGCACCCCCAAAGTCATACCGGAACGACCAAAATCACATCAACACCCCAAATATCGACCAGCACCCCAAATACCGACCAGCACCCCACATCACATAAGCACACTAAACATCACACGagcaccaccaacatcacacTAGCACCCCCAAAGTCATACCGGAACGACCAAAATCACATCAACACCCCAAATATCGACCAGCACCCCAAATACCGACCAGCACCCCAACATCACATAAGCACACTAAACATCACACGagcaccaccaacatcacacTAGCACCCCCAAAGTCATACCGGAACGACCAAAATCACATCAACACCCCAAATATCGACCAGCACACCAAATACCGACCAGCACCCCAACATCACATAAGCACACTAAACATCACACGagcaccaccaacatcacacTAGCACCCCCAAAGTCATACCGGAACGACCAAAATCACATCAACACCCCAAATATCGACCAGCACCCCAAATACCGACCAGCACCCCAACATCACATAAGCACACTAAACATCACACGagcaccaccaacatcacacTAGCACACCCAAAGTCATACCGGAACGACCAAAATCACATCAACACCCCAAATATCGACCAGCACCCCAAATACCGACCAGCACCCCAACATCACATAAGCACACTAAACATCACACGAGCACCACCAACATCAAACCGGCAGCccaaaatcacaacagaaacaCCGAAATCACAACagttcccccaacatcacaccagcactctCAACATCACTTCAGCACTCTCAAAAGCACACTAGCACTCCCAACATCATACCAGCGCAcccaacatcacaccagcaccccAACATCACACTAGCACCCCCAAAATCATACCAGAACCCCCAAAATCACATCAGCACCCCAAATATCACACCAGCACCCCCAAAATCACACTAACACTCTtaacatcacaccagcactctCAACATCACAACAGCACCCCCAACATCACACCAACACCCCCAACATCACAACAGCACAcccaacatcacaccagcactctcaacatcacaccagcacttCCAACATAACAACAGCACccccaacatcacaccagcaccccAACATCACACTAGCACCCCCAACATCATACCAGAACCGCCAAAATCACATCAGCACCCCAAGTATCACGCCAGCACCCCCAAAATCGCACCAGCACccccaacatcacaccagcacatccaacatcacaccagcacctCCAACATCACAACAGCACCCCCAACATCACAACAGCACCCCCAACATCACAACAGCAACCACGAAATCACAACAGCAGccccaacatcacaccagcacatccaacatcacaccagcacccTCAACATCACAACAGCACCCCCAACATCACAACAGCAACCACGAAATCACAACAGCAGccccaacatcacaccagcacatccaacatcacaccagcacccTCAACATCACAACAGCACccccaacatcacaccagcacatCCAACATCACACGAGCACCCCCAACATCACAACAGCACGCCCAACATCACAACAGCACTCTCAACATCACAACAGCACCTCCAACATCACAACAGCACCCACAACATCACAACAGCACTCTCAACATCACAACAGCATACTtaacatcacaccagcactctCAAAATCACACCAGCACCCCCAACTTCACATCAGCAACCCTGACATCGCACCAGCAACACTGACATCACACCAGTACCCCCAACATCACACCAGAAACAACAACATCACATGAGTAACACCCACAACGCACCAGCACACCCAACATCACAACAGCACCCCCAACATCACATCAGCACCCCAAATATCACACCAGCACTCCCAACATCACAACAGCATTCtcaacatcacaccagcaaccccaacatcacaccagcactcaCAACATCACACGAGCACCtccaacatcacaccagcactctcaacatcacaccagcacacccaacatcacaccagcacacacaacatcacaccagcacactcaacatcacaccagcacccccaacatcacaccagcacactcaacatcacaccagcacccccaacatcacaccagcacactcaacatcacaccagcacacTCAACACCACACCAGCACCtccaacatcacaccagcacactcaacatcacaccagcacacTCAACATCACACTAGCACCCCCAATATCACAACAGCAACACCGACATCGCAACAGCACCCCCAACATCACACTAGCACCCACAtgagaagaacaacaacaccgACATCACAACAGCACccccaacatcacaccagcacccACATCAGCACAACACCACCCCCAATATCACGAAAGCACCCCCAACTTCACACTAGTACTCTTAATAACACACCAGTAACCCCAACATCACACCAGCGACCCCGACATCACAACAGCACCTCCAACATCGCACCAGCACTCTCAACATCATACCAGCATCACCAACATAGCAACAGCACCCCCAACATCACACCAGGACACCCAACATCACATCAGCACTCTCAACATAACAGCAGCACTctcaacatcacaccagcacctCCAAACCAAAACAGCACCCACAACATCACACTAGCACTCCCGACATCACAACAGCAACCCCGACATCACAACAGCACCCTCAACATCACACTAGCACTCTCAACATCACACCAGAACCCCCCAACATCACAACAGCAACCCCAACATAACTAAAGCACCCCCAACATAACACTAGCACTGTCAATATCACAACAACACCTCCAACATCACACCAGCATCTCCAACATTACAACAGCACCCACAACATCACACCGGCACCCCTAAAATCCCACAAGCACTCTCAACATCACAACAGCACCTCCAACATCACAACAGCACCtccaacatcacaccagcactctcaacatcacaccagcacctCCAACATCACACTAGCACCCACAATATCACAACAGCAACACCGACATCGCAACAGCACAcccaacatcacaccagcactccCAACATCACACTAGCATCCCCAACATCACAACAGCAACCCCGACATCACCACAGCACCCCCAACATCACACCAGAACTCCCAACATCACACTGGCACACCCAACATAACACCAGCAACCCTGACATCACACCAGCACACACAACATCACAACAGAACATCACACCAGCACACACAACATCACAACAGAACATCACACCAGCACACACAACATCACACcagaaacaacaacatcataaGAGTAACACCAACAACACACCAGCACACCCAACATCACAACAGCACCCCCAACATCACATCAGCACTCTCAACATCACACTAGCATCCCGAACATCATACCAGCACTCTCAAAATCACATCAGCACCCCCAACATCACAAAGCCACCCCGAAATCACAACAGCACCCCCAACATCACATCAGCACTCTCAACAGCACACTAGCACCCCCAACATCATACCAGCACTCtcaacatcacaccagcaaccCCGACATCACAACAGCACCtccaacatcacaccagcactctCAACATCACACGAGCACTcccaacatcacaccagcaccccCAACATCACACTAGCACTctcaacatcacaccagcaccccCAACATCATAACAGCCACCCCGAAATCACAACAGCACCCCCAACATCACATCAGCACTCTCAACAGCACACTAGCACCCCCAACATCATACCAGCACTcccaacatcacaccagcacccacaacatcacactagaACCCCCAACATCATACCAGAACCGCCAAAATCACATCAGCACCCCAAATATCACACCAGCACccccaacatcacaccagcacatccaacatcacaccagcaccccCAACATCACAATAGCACCCCCAACATCACAACAGCACTCTCAACATCACAACAGCACCTCCAACATCACAACACCACCCCCAACATCACAACAGCACCTCCAACATCACACCTGTACCtacaacatcacaccagcaccaCAAACATCACACTAGCACACACATCAGAACAACAGCAACCCCGACATCACAACAGCACCttcaacatcacaccagcaccccCAACATCACACCAGCTCCTCCCCACAACATTACACCAGCACTCTCAACATCACACTAGCACACCCAACATCACACCCCCCCCAaatcacaccagccctacaacatcacaccagcaccccCAAATTCCCACCCGCACAtccaacatcacaccagcacccccaacatcacaacagcacccccaacatcacaacagcactcccaacatcacaccagcacctCCAACATCACACGAGCATACTCAACATCACACGagcaccaccaacatcacacCGGCACCCCCAACATCACAACAGGAACCACGAAATCACAACAGCAGccccaacatcacaccagcatTCTCAACATCACGCCAGCACGCCCAACATCACGCCAGCACtcacaacatcacaccagcaccccCAACATCACAACAGCACTCCCAACATCACAACAGCACTCtcaacatcacaccagcaaccccaacatcacaccagcaaccCCGACATTACAACAGCACCCCCAACATCATACCAGAACCGCCGAAATCACATCAGCACCCCAAATATCACACCAGCACCCCCGACATCACACCAGCACATCCAAAATCACACCAGCACTCCCAACATTACAACAGCACCCCCAACATCACAACAGCACTCTCAACACCACAACAGTACCTCCAACATCACAACAGCACCCCCAACATCACACAAGGAAccccaacatcacaccagcagccccaacatcacaccagcactccCAACATCACAACAGCAACCCCGACATCACAACAGCACCCCCAACATCACACTAGCACTCTCAACATCACTAAAGCACCCCCAACATAACACTAGCACTGTCAATatcacaacagcaacaccaacatcacacCGGCACACCTACAATCACACCAGCACTCTCAACATCACAACAGCACCTCCAACATCACAACAGCACCTATAACATCACACCAGCAATCTCAACATCACACCAACACCCCAACATCACACTAGCACCCCCAATATCACAACAGCAACACCGACATCGCACACCCAACATCACACTGGCACccccaacatcacaccagcaaccCCGACATCACAACAGCACCCCCCACATCACACCTACACCCCAAACATCACAGCAGCACCCTAACATAACACCAGCACACACAACATCACACCAGTACCCCCAACATCACACCagaaacaacaacatcacaagAGTAACACCAACAACACACCAGCACacccaacatcacaacagtacccacaacatcacaccagaACCTCCAACGTCACACCAGCACCCCTGAGATCACAAGAGTAATCCAAGCTCACACCAGCCCCCCAACATCTCTccagcaccaccaacatcacacCAGTACCCCCAACATCACACAAGCACTCTCAACATCACACATAGCAACCCCGACATCACACCAGCACCCCCATCATCACACCAGCACCCAAATCAGCACAAAACCACCCCCAAAATCACACCAGCAACCCCGTCAACACAACACTAACGCCAACATTACACCAGCACAcccaacatcacaccagcaaccCCTACATAACATAAGCACTctcaacatcacaccagcacacccaacatcacaccagcaccccCAACATCACAACATCATCCACATCAACACAACACCACccccaacatcacaccagcaGCCCCAACATTACACAAAAAACCCCAACATCACACTAGCATCCTCAACATAAAACCAGAACTctcaacatcacaccagcaccccCAACATCACAATAGCACTACCAACATCATACCAGCACTCCGAACATCACACTATTATCCCCAACATCACACCGGCACTCTCAACATAACACTAGCATCCCCAAACTCACAGCAGCACccccaacatcacaccagcactctCAACATCACACTAGCACACCCAACATCACACCAGTACTCTCAACATCAAAGTAGCACCTCTAGAATCACGCCAGAACTCTCAACATCACACTAGCACccccaacatcacaccagcaccccCAACATCACACGAGCACTCTCAACATCACACTAGCACccccaacatcacaccagcactctGAACATCACAATATCATccccaacatcacaccagcactccCAAATTCACACTAGCACCCCCAATATTACACTAGCACACTCAACATTACACCAGCACccccaacatcacaccagcaGCCCCAACATCACACTAGCACCCCCGACATCACACTACCGACCCCGACCTCACAACAACACGCCAACATTACACAAGCACCCCTAATTTCACGCCAGCAACTCTCACAATCACCCCCATTACACAAGCACCCCCAATATCACACAAGCACTCTCACAATCACACCATTACCCCCAACATCATACCATCATCCTTAACATCACACCAGCATTCACATCAGCACAACACCACccccaacatcacaccagcaccccCCAACATCACGCAAGCACCGCCAACATCATACTAGCACTCTCCATATCACACCAGCACCCCCAACATCACAACAGCAACCACGACATCACAACAGCACccccaacatcacaccagcaaccCAGACATCACTAAAGCAccccaacatcacaccagcaccccCAACATCACACTAGCAATCCCGATATCACAACAGCACTCTCAAAATCACACCAGAAACCCCAACATCACAACAGGAACCTTAACATCACACCAGAAACccccaacatcacaccagcaccccCAACATCACACCAGCCTCTCCCCACTATATTACACCAGCACCCTCAACATCACAGCAGCAAACTCGACATCACAACAGCACCCCCAATATccccactatcaccaacacccCCACTATCACAACAGCACCCCCAACAACACACCAGCAACCCCGACTTCATAACAGTAACTTGaacatcacaccagcaccccCAACATCACAACAGCACCCCCAATATCACACCAGCAACCCTGACATCACAACAGTACCCCCA
Encoded proteins:
- the LOC115227692 gene encoding uncharacterized protein P19A11.02c-like, translating into HPQNHTNTLNITPALSTSQQHPQHHTNTPNITTAHPTSHQHSQHHTSTSNITTAPPTSHQHPNITLAPPTSYQNRQNHISTPSITPAPPKSHQHPQHHTSTSNITPAPPTSQQHPQHHNSTPNITTATTKSQQQPQHHTSTSNITPAPSTSQQHPQHHNSNHEITTAAPTSHQHIQHHTSTLNITTAPPTSHQHIQHHTSTPNITTARPTSQQHSQHHNSTSNITTAPTTSQQHSQHHNSILNITPALSKSHQHPQLHISNPDIAPATLTSHQYPQHHTRNNNIT